In Cryptomeria japonica chromosome 5, Sugi_1.0, whole genome shotgun sequence, the genomic window TACCATTCAATATCCACCTAAGATTTTTGCACAATTGAGTTCTATCGGTGATAAGATTGAAGATAAATATCGATGCATGCTTATGTTATGCTCTTTGCAATATTCATGGGGTCATCTAGTGATGGCTATTGGAAGTAATACTACTAAATTCATAATGGATGAAGTGGCTCCATCCCTTTTGTCTAAAAAGATGCAAATAAAATCTTCTAAAATGGCTTAGTGTATTGGCAACTAAAATTGGCATTAGATAGATTGAGGTATATTAAATGCTAGATTTAGTTAATATGTCCAATCTAAATGTTCACAAATAATTTTCAATCCTTTGACAAATTGATCTTGACATGGACACAAATTTCTGAATGGACACAAATTGATCTTGCCTCTATAGAGCAACTTGACATAATGTCGCGCTATCTGCAAAGCCCTCGAAAGCCTCAATTGCTTCTGAGCTCTATTGCTCTGCTCCCTCACTCtaatctgcatcctcctcctcacCTCGAGAGGCAAAATCAACAACAGATTCAATTTGGGTCTGCAATGGCGTACACTCTTCTTCTTTAGTCGAATTTTCCTCATTTTTCCAGCCATCCCATCAATGTATGTGAtgttttgttttaacttttgctTGCACAATTTTACCCTCCACGGagtctaaatttgcaagaaattcTTCGATGACTGAATCAGTGTCTTCATCTTTTAGTTGCCTTTCAGCCTTCTTGAAAGACCAACAATTTCTTTTGGCATGGCCTCGCTTGCCACAATACCAGCAACTAGTTTCTCTAACTTTGAACTTCTGCATTTCTCGAGAATTTTCAATCCTCtatctatctacctttccatctctGCTCAACCTAACTTcacctaagctttgataccaattgttaatctaaACGAGTAGAGGAAAAACATAATAATCAACACAAAACAGCAGAATGCAAAACAACACAAACAAAGACAGGAGACACGAATTTATAGTGGTTCGGCAAATGCTTACATCCACTCTCAAGCACGGAATTATCTTATTAACCAAATATTCAATACACACTATAGACAGAGtgcacacatatatttatacaatcaTATTCAGACATGAATCGAAGAATCTGGAAAAGTCAAATgatcatgtgaccgttgggcttcaacACCCATACCCACTCCACAAGCCTCATATTGTTGCAATCCCCAATCTACAGCTCTCCTTCCTGTAGCGATTTCCAAGGCCACAGCACCAAAGCTGTAAACATCTGATTCAGAGGATCACACACTCAGGAGCTAGGTAACCAAGGGTTCCAGCTTCCATTGTGGTTTGAGACAAACGACTGTGCTCCAACTTGCACGCCAAACCGAAGTCCCCAAGCTTTGCATTGAGATTGTTTGCAAGCATAACATTGCTGGATTTTACATCTCTGTGTACAATACAGTGAGCCCATTCTATATGGAGATATAGTAGTCCAGAAGCTATTTCCAAAGCTATTCGATACGTGTGACTCCACTGCAGTGGAGGAATATCTCCTTTGATGAAAAGGTGTTTGTTTAGTCTTCCATTAGACATATACTGATACACCAAAAGTAATTCGCCTTTCTCATGACACCATCCCAATAGCTGAACGAGGTTTCTATGTCTTACTCGACTAACAATACTTATTTCAGAGATGAATTCTTTTAGCCCCTGTCTTGACCCTTGTGAGATGCGCTTAACAGCCTTTTAACGCCTTTGTACACACCTCCAAATTGTCCCTGCCCCAGCTTTAAACTTCAACTGAAGAAATCACCACAACAAAATTATCTGGAAGAAATTTGAAGCAATCAAAAGGAAATGCAAGAATGGGATCTCTTTGGGACGTAGAGCTATTGGAGGTTTTGAAAAGGAATATTTGTAGATAATTTTTTCTAACGTTGCAATCGATGTGCGCATTCCACAACTTACCATCATTTAAACTATCATTCAAATAGGTATAATTGTAAATTTGAATAGGATAATTACTACCAACATGAAAAGAGACACGGGCCCGATAAAAGCTACTAAATTTAACAGCGAGCATGATGTCTAAAAAATTCCATTTCCGGGAAGACCGCCTGTAGTTTCGTTGGCCACTTCATGATGATCAATTGTATTGTTTGTAAGATGGATTTTATGCCCAGATATTGTGGCATCATTTACACAGAGAATGTTGCTTGTATTGCATCTCGTGAATTCATTAAACCTGAAATTCACGCATGCTGACTCGGCCATAAACATGGGGATAGATAGAGAATTCATTGCGCAGAGCATAAAAAACACACCAATTAACTGGGCAAAGTACGATGTGGCCATCTAACAAACGGTATAATCTATTTGAAGCAGTGAGCAAAAAGAGGCAAACGGTATAAACTAATCAGATAGTTAAGAAATGATCAGAGTTGAGATAATAATATaaaaagaaagtgtgggaaaaaTGCAGCTGCGAATGAATATATAGACAAAGATAAATAATATCTCAACCAATAAACCACTACCATCAAAACCAGAAAAAAACATTCTTTCCTGTCAGGCACAAAAACATACCCACTCTTTGTTGAATGTGAAAGAAAATTTGATTCCAACCTTTTCCGTGATGGAATGTATACTTTTCCCTCAACTTTGTGTATAGGTAGTGTATAGGTAGTGCAGAATTATTGAGCGCACTTACGCTGTCGGGTATAGTCGTGATTGTTTGGGACTTGATTCCGTATACACGTGGTCGGTCCCTCCACTTGGGGGCTTCTTCAAGTATTTGGGTCAAACTCCAACTTGAGTGGCTCTTTAATCGGCAATATTAAGTTGACATTTTCCACAAGTTATGATCCTATCAAATCTGACCAATAGAATATTTCAACCATTagaattattaaaatatatatatataatttttttatttttttttttcacaaaatgAAGATATtgacaaaagaaattgaagatcaaaattttatcatATTATAAATTTAGATTCTTTTTTTATAAAGTTGAAAGAGAGATTTATGATATTGTGATAATACTTATATCATCATTAAAAGTTGTGCAAGTATGGTGGAGAGTACGACTGATTTTTAGGTGTTTTGAACAATTTGCAAAAACCACACCTTTGGGCATTGCCAATGAAGTCTCATGCTTTATGTCGAATTTCTAAGAAATACTGAACTCTAACGGTTAGAAATATATAAAGCAACAAAGAGTGTGTGTTTTAATCAGCTCATGCTATAATGGGAACATATTTCTTTACATATAAAAAATTTGAATAGTCAAAAATCATGTGCATCACACATATTTCTCTTATTACATATCACATAGAATGACCTTTGACACCTACTTTCAAATTAAACAACCTCTGCAGGCACATTTTATTTTATATGCATGCACATATAAGAAACTTTTCCTTCTGCTCATTATTAACCAACTCTATTCTCGCTTAATACTAAACACCTCAAATTTCCACTTTGTATCCTATAGTCAAACCCTAAAAACCTCTCAATTCACCTTAAGTTCAATTACATCCCATCAACCTCTGATAGTTTACTTGATGTTTGTCTATACCATTGCAGCCCATTCCACTAATTCTACTGGTCAATCTTATGTTTTGTTATCTCCTCTTGGTCTTGTCTCATTATATTATCTTTATTGTCTGGATATGTTTTGTGATTCCCTCTTTGGCCATCCCACTCATATCTTCTAGTCCACTCTATATTCAATTGTCCCCTTCTACCCTCATACCATTGTAATCTCCCTTATGTAACCTTATGCTCCATTATCTCCCCTTTTCCTTTTCATTTTATCCCTTCTACTTAATACAAACTCCttcaatattaaataatttttaacatTTATATACCTTCTCAGTGCTTGtccatacaaatatatacatacatgtatacaagtCATTTTATTTGTTTGACTTCTTTGTAGttttatttataatattgataATTATATACATTTAATTTTACAAAACcaacaaaatatttaaaattttatcgtcattacatatttagaatctaaaatTAATATGATGGTTTAAATACtatatcaaatatttataatattttttatctaaGTTAAACTATCTTATCGTTAATATAAACTCTAGTTTCATATTGTGGTAAATACTTTTAATTTtataaaatcaaaaaattattttaaattctatcattattacatatttataattttaaattaatataattcTTTAAATACTATATCACATATTCATAATATTTTTCAGCCAAGTAAAAATTAACGTATGGTTAATATCAACTATACTTTCATTTTGTGGTAAAATAATTACAGCAAACAATAGTTGTTTTTGTTCAACTAATTACTCTAACTACATTATAAGATTCTAACTCTAAATCAATTGATTAATATAGTCATATTTGTGTCTATTACAAATCAATAAATAGAAAATTGCAACTTCTGAAACTATTATCTATCTTGTCTTCATTTTAGTTCACCATAACTCATCTATCATCTATTCTTCAATAATTTTCCAATAATACTATAAAGGCAAGTACTCACCACTAAGTGGCACTTGATTATCACTTGGGTTGTGAATGAACATACCATTTATTCTTGTTGAGCTTTAGCTTTTGTTGATCAATATTAAGATTTGGTTAATTCAATACTTGTCATTCTACACTCGTATAGTAAACACATATGGAGTGTGCTAGTTTGTTGTTCACATAATTTAT contains:
- the LOC131042938 gene encoding L-type lectin-domain containing receptor kinase IX.1-like, whose translation is MSNGRLNKHLFIKGDIPPLQWSHTYRIALEIASGLLYLHIEWAHCIVHRDVKSSNVMLANNLNAKLGDFDVYSFGAVALEIATGRRAVDWGLQQYEACGVGMGVEAQRSHDHLTFPDSSIHV